A genomic segment from Microcella flavibacter encodes:
- a CDS encoding ABC transporter ATP-binding protein, whose amino-acid sequence MASVLEFDDVTLTRDGTAILDSVHWRVEDSDRWVVLGPNGAGKTTLLQLAAALLHPTTGTVTVLDERIGSSDLAELRPRIGFASTAMARRIPADERVLDVVMTAAHSVAGRWNETYEEVDERRAHRVLREWRLDRFADRRFGSLSDGEQKRVQIARSIMTDPELLLLDEPAASLDLGAREELLQLLGAYASSDESPAMIMVTHHVEEIPTGFSHALLLAEGSVSAAGPIDEVVTDERLSAAFGLALSVHRDGDRFSARAA is encoded by the coding sequence ATGGCCAGTGTTCTCGAGTTCGACGACGTCACCCTCACGCGCGATGGCACGGCCATCCTCGATTCGGTCCACTGGCGGGTGGAGGACAGCGACCGCTGGGTCGTGCTCGGCCCGAACGGCGCCGGCAAGACCACGCTGCTGCAGCTCGCCGCCGCGCTGCTGCACCCGACGACCGGCACCGTCACGGTGCTCGACGAGCGGATCGGCTCGAGCGATCTGGCCGAGCTGCGCCCGCGCATCGGCTTCGCCTCGACGGCCATGGCCCGCCGCATCCCCGCCGACGAGCGCGTGCTCGACGTCGTGATGACCGCTGCGCACTCCGTCGCCGGCCGCTGGAACGAAACCTACGAGGAGGTCGACGAGCGCCGCGCCCACCGCGTGCTGCGCGAGTGGCGCCTCGACCGCTTCGCCGACCGGCGCTTCGGCAGCCTCAGCGACGGCGAGCAGAAGCGCGTTCAGATCGCGCGCTCGATCATGACCGACCCCGAGCTGCTGCTGCTCGACGAGCCGGCCGCGAGCCTCGACCTCGGCGCCCGCGAGGAGCTGCTGCAGCTGCTCGGCGCCTACGCGTCCTCCGACGAGTCGCCCGCGATGATCATGGTCACGCACCACGTCGAGGAGATCCCGACCGGCTTCTCGCACGCGCTGCTGCTCGCCGAGGGCTCGGTCTCGGCCGCCGGCCCCATCGACGAGGTCGTCACCGACGAGCGGCTCAGCGCCGCCTTCGGGCTCGCCCTCTCGGTGCACCGCGACGGCGACCGCTTCTCGGCGCGCGCGGCCTGA
- the glgC gene encoding glucose-1-phosphate adenylyltransferase — MAAPKIFGIVLAGGEGKRLMPLTADRAKPGVPFAGGYRLIDFALSNLINSGLRQVVVLTQYKSHSLDRHISQTWRLSGMLNAYVASVPAQQRLGKRWFSGSADAILQSLNLIRDEKPDIVVVVGADHVYRMDFRQMIDAHIANGAGVTVAGIRQPIGLADQFGVIETDPANPQRIAAFHEKPKNPEGLADSPHEVLASMGNYVFDADVLMDAVIRDGRNDDSDHDMGGDIVPDFVNRGEAFVYDLNHNLVPGATERDRFYWRDVGTIESFFDAHQDLISALPVFNLYNADWPIYTQQLNMPPAKFVRDGQGRTGNVVDSIVSLGAVVSGSLIERSVLGTAVTIESAEVIDSVVFERTVIGAGAVVRRAILDKEVVVAPGAQVGVDHDADRARGFTVTETGITVVGKGTHVV, encoded by the coding sequence ATGGCCGCACCCAAGATCTTCGGAATCGTCCTCGCCGGTGGAGAGGGCAAGCGGCTCATGCCGCTCACCGCCGACCGGGCCAAGCCCGGCGTGCCCTTCGCGGGCGGCTACCGGCTGATCGACTTCGCCCTGTCCAACCTCATCAACTCGGGGTTGCGCCAGGTGGTCGTGCTCACGCAGTACAAGAGCCACTCGCTCGACCGCCACATCTCGCAGACGTGGCGCCTCAGCGGCATGCTCAACGCCTACGTCGCCTCGGTGCCGGCGCAGCAGCGCCTCGGCAAGCGCTGGTTCTCCGGCTCGGCCGACGCCATCCTGCAGAGCCTCAACCTCATCCGCGACGAGAAGCCCGACATCGTCGTCGTGGTCGGCGCCGACCACGTGTACCGCATGGACTTCCGCCAGATGATCGACGCGCACATCGCCAACGGCGCGGGCGTCACGGTCGCGGGCATCCGCCAGCCGATCGGGCTCGCCGACCAGTTCGGGGTCATCGAGACCGACCCCGCGAACCCGCAGCGCATCGCGGCCTTCCACGAGAAGCCGAAGAACCCCGAGGGGCTCGCCGACTCGCCGCACGAGGTGCTCGCCTCGATGGGCAACTACGTCTTCGACGCCGACGTGCTCATGGACGCCGTCATCCGCGATGGGCGCAACGACGACTCCGACCACGACATGGGCGGCGACATCGTGCCCGACTTCGTGAACCGCGGCGAGGCCTTCGTCTACGACCTCAACCACAACCTCGTGCCCGGGGCGACCGAGCGCGACCGCTTCTACTGGCGCGACGTGGGCACGATCGAGTCCTTCTTCGACGCCCACCAGGATCTGATCTCGGCGCTGCCGGTGTTCAACCTGTACAACGCCGACTGGCCGATTTACACGCAGCAGCTCAACATGCCGCCGGCGAAGTTCGTGCGCGACGGCCAGGGCCGCACCGGCAACGTCGTCGACTCGATCGTCTCGCTCGGCGCCGTGGTCTCGGGCTCGCTCATCGAGCGAAGCGTGCTCGGCACCGCCGTCACGATCGAGTCGGCCGAGGTCATCGACTCCGTCGTGTTCGAGCGCACGGTCATCGGCGCCGGCGCGGTCGTCCGCCGCGCCATCCTCGACAAGGAGGTCGTCGTGGCACCCGGGGCGCAGGTCGGGGTCGATCACGACGCCGACCGCGCCCGCGGCTTCACCGTGACCGAGACCGGCATCACCGTGGTGGGCAAGGGCACCCACGTCGTCTAG
- a CDS encoding glycosyltransferase family 4 protein: protein MSGEPATHLVIDCRYTRLGAHDGISRFTASLVEHLLPLLRDDERLTMLISDERQRAMLPAGVAAHRVSGPTSARELFVARQVNRLAPDVVFSPMQTMGSRGRRYPLALTLHDLIYYAHPTPPRDLPGPVRLLWRLYHRAWWPQRMLLNGADAIVTVSETTRGLIERHRLTRRPVVVVPNAADRPDPAPQRTRPEGGIELVYMGSFMPYKNVETLARALHGMPGARLHLLSRIRPADRDRLLALAPAGAIVAHDGVSDEEYRALLDGATALVHASRDEGFGIPLVEAMGRGTPVIASDTPIFREIGGDAALYAPADDPQAFAAAVATLLAPGEWEARSRAGIAQAARFDWGRSAALLLELLRELAARGRASGR from the coding sequence GTGAGCGGCGAGCCCGCCACCCATCTGGTGATCGACTGCCGCTACACGCGCCTCGGCGCGCACGACGGCATCAGCCGCTTCACCGCGAGCCTCGTCGAGCACCTGCTGCCGCTGCTGCGCGACGACGAACGGCTGACGATGCTCATCAGCGACGAGCGGCAGCGCGCGATGCTGCCCGCGGGCGTCGCGGCGCACCGCGTCAGCGGTCCGACGAGCGCGCGCGAGCTCTTCGTCGCCCGGCAGGTCAACCGGCTCGCACCCGACGTCGTCTTCAGCCCCATGCAGACGATGGGCTCGCGCGGGCGGCGCTACCCGCTCGCCCTCACGCTGCACGACCTCATCTACTACGCGCATCCCACGCCGCCGCGCGACCTGCCCGGCCCCGTGCGACTGCTCTGGCGGCTGTACCACCGCGCCTGGTGGCCGCAGCGGATGCTGCTGAACGGCGCCGACGCGATCGTCACCGTGAGCGAGACAACCCGCGGGCTCATCGAACGGCACCGGCTCACTCGTCGGCCCGTCGTCGTCGTGCCGAACGCGGCCGACCGGCCCGACCCGGCGCCGCAGCGCACGCGGCCCGAGGGCGGCATCGAGCTCGTCTACATGGGCTCGTTCATGCCGTACAAGAATGTCGAGACGCTCGCGCGGGCGCTGCACGGGATGCCCGGCGCGCGCCTGCACCTGCTGAGCCGCATCCGTCCCGCCGACCGCGACCGCCTGCTCGCCCTCGCGCCCGCGGGCGCGATCGTCGCCCACGACGGGGTCAGCGACGAGGAGTACCGCGCGCTGCTCGACGGCGCGACGGCCCTCGTGCACGCCTCGCGCGACGAGGGCTTCGGCATCCCGCTCGTCGAGGCGATGGGGCGCGGCACGCCCGTCATCGCCAGCGACACCCCGATCTTCCGCGAGATCGGCGGGGATGCGGCGCTGTACGCGCCGGCCGACGACCCGCAGGCCTTCGCCGCCGCCGTCGCAACGCTGCTCGCGCCGGGGGAGTGGGAGGCGCGCTCGCGCGCCGGCATCGCCCAGGCCGCGCGCTTCGACTGGGGTCGGAGTGCGGCGCTGCTGCTCGAGCTGCTGCGCGAGCTCGCGGCGCGAGGGCGCGCGAGCGGGCGCTAG
- a CDS encoding Sir2 family NAD-dependent protein deacetylase — MSSSAAPAASAADPAARAAALSDEARTALEAATTVLKGARIAVLTGAGVSTDSGIPDYRGAGAPVRTPMTYSQFLADDTYRRRYWAGSHLGWKRFSEARPNDGHRTLAELEAEGVVAGIITQNVDGLHVRAGSRRVVDLHGSMYRVTCLHCGQFFARESIAERIEALNPWLDPEGPHAINPDGDAEVDDVSRFAIPECSVCGGTLKPDVVFFGEFVPPVKFEEARGIVARADALLILGSSLVVNSGIRLVGLAQKRRIPTVIVNRGATKADSRAAVKIEAGTTETLAALRDALRA; from the coding sequence ATGTCGTCGTCCGCCGCTCCGGCCGCCAGCGCGGCCGATCCTGCGGCGCGCGCTGCGGCCCTGAGCGACGAGGCGCGCACCGCCCTCGAGGCCGCGACGACCGTGCTGAAGGGCGCGCGCATCGCCGTGCTGACCGGGGCGGGCGTGAGCACCGACTCGGGCATCCCCGACTACCGCGGCGCCGGCGCCCCCGTGCGCACGCCCATGACGTACAGCCAGTTCCTCGCCGACGACACCTACCGCCGCCGCTACTGGGCGGGCAGCCACCTCGGCTGGAAGCGCTTCTCCGAGGCCCGCCCGAACGACGGCCACCGCACGCTCGCCGAGCTCGAGGCCGAGGGCGTCGTCGCGGGCATCATCACGCAGAACGTCGACGGCCTGCACGTGCGCGCCGGCTCCCGCCGCGTCGTCGACCTGCACGGCTCGATGTATCGCGTCACCTGCCTGCACTGCGGCCAGTTCTTCGCGCGCGAGTCGATCGCCGAGCGCATCGAGGCGCTCAACCCCTGGCTCGACCCCGAGGGCCCGCACGCCATCAACCCCGACGGCGACGCCGAGGTCGACGACGTCAGCCGCTTCGCCATCCCCGAGTGCAGCGTCTGCGGCGGCACCCTCAAGCCCGACGTCGTCTTCTTCGGCGAGTTCGTGCCGCCCGTGAAGTTCGAGGAGGCCCGCGGCATCGTCGCCCGCGCCGACGCGCTGCTCATCCTCGGCTCCTCCCTCGTCGTCAACTCGGGCATCCGCCTCGTCGGGCTCGCGCAGAAGCGCCGCATCCCGACCGTCATCGTCAACCGCGGTGCGACGAAGGCCGACTCGCGCGCGGCCGTCAAGATCGAGGCCGGCACGACCGAGACCCTCGCGGCCCTGCGCGACGCGCTGCGCGCCTGA
- a CDS encoding type B 50S ribosomal protein L31 translates to MKTDTHPEYKAIVFRDLASGETFLTRSTVTSDKTIELDGVEYPVIDVEISSASHPFYTGKQRIMDSAGRVEKFNQRFKNFGA, encoded by the coding sequence ATGAAGACTGACACCCACCCCGAGTACAAGGCGATCGTGTTCCGCGACCTCGCGTCGGGGGAGACCTTCCTCACCCGCTCGACCGTCACGAGCGACAAGACGATCGAGCTCGACGGCGTGGAGTACCCCGTCATCGACGTGGAGATCTCGTCGGCCTCGCACCCGTTCTACACGGGCAAGCAGCGCATCATGGACTCGGCCGGCCGCGTCGAGAAGTTCAACCAGCGCTTCAAGAACTTCGGCGCGTAG
- the treS gene encoding maltose alpha-D-glucosyltransferase, producing the protein MNFTAPITLPGLALDPQWYRRSVFYEVMVRSFMDANGDGTGDLGGLIGKLDYLQWLGIDALWLPPFFQSPLRDGGYDISDYTAILPEFGTIEEFRELVTKAHERNMRVVIDLVVNHTSDQHEWFQQSRSDPEGPYGDFYVWSDTDEKYEDVRIIFVDTEESNWAFDAERRQFYWHRFFSHQPDLNFENPAVHEAIFNVVRFWLDLGVDGFRLDAIPYLYESDGGNGEGEPATHEFIKTLRAMVDKEYPGRVLIAEANQWPNEVVQFFGTTEEPECHMAFDFPVMPRIFYALRSQQATELERQLREEIDAPEGAAWGVFLRNHDELTLEMVSEEYRQAMYGWYAYDPRMRANIGIRRRLAPLLDNSRAELELAHALLFSLPGSPFLYYGDEIGMGDNIWLPDRDSSRTPMQWTPDRNAGFSHADPGKLFLPVVQSLVYHYNQINVESQLAQSRSLLHWVRNVIHVRKAHPTFGLGTIRVLQTDHESVLAFVREYGGSGTHLGDAPERILCVFSFAHNPVAATITLDGHEGAPLWDLFGGADFPSVNDDGTVTLTMATQSFYWLHVGDRDPHPHHGTGFGVGGHA; encoded by the coding sequence GTGAACTTCACCGCCCCCATCACCCTGCCGGGTCTCGCCCTCGACCCGCAGTGGTACCGCCGCAGCGTGTTCTACGAGGTCATGGTGCGGTCGTTCATGGATGCGAACGGCGACGGCACCGGCGACCTGGGCGGTCTCATCGGCAAGCTCGACTACCTGCAGTGGCTCGGCATCGACGCCCTGTGGCTGCCGCCGTTCTTCCAGAGCCCGCTGCGCGACGGCGGCTACGACATCAGCGACTACACGGCGATCCTGCCCGAGTTCGGCACGATCGAGGAGTTCCGCGAGCTCGTGACGAAGGCGCACGAGCGCAACATGCGCGTCGTGATCGACCTCGTCGTCAACCACACCAGCGACCAGCACGAGTGGTTCCAGCAGTCCCGCAGCGACCCCGAGGGCCCCTACGGCGACTTCTACGTCTGGAGCGACACCGACGAGAAGTACGAGGACGTGCGCATCATCTTCGTCGACACGGAGGAGTCGAACTGGGCGTTCGACGCCGAGCGCCGGCAGTTCTACTGGCACCGCTTCTTCTCGCACCAGCCCGACCTCAACTTCGAGAACCCGGCCGTGCACGAGGCGATCTTCAACGTCGTGCGCTTCTGGCTCGACCTCGGCGTCGACGGGTTCCGGCTCGACGCCATCCCGTACCTCTACGAGAGCGACGGCGGCAACGGCGAGGGCGAGCCCGCCACGCACGAGTTCATCAAGACACTGCGCGCCATGGTCGACAAGGAGTACCCCGGCCGGGTGCTCATCGCCGAGGCGAACCAGTGGCCCAACGAGGTCGTGCAGTTCTTCGGCACGACGGAGGAGCCGGAGTGCCACATGGCCTTCGACTTCCCCGTCATGCCCCGCATCTTCTACGCCCTGCGCTCGCAGCAGGCGACCGAGCTCGAGCGCCAGCTGCGCGAGGAGATCGACGCGCCCGAGGGCGCGGCCTGGGGCGTGTTCCTGCGCAACCACGACGAGCTGACGCTCGAGATGGTGAGCGAGGAGTACCGCCAGGCGATGTACGGCTGGTACGCCTACGACCCGCGCATGCGGGCCAACATCGGCATCCGCCGCCGGCTCGCGCCGCTGCTCGACAACTCGCGCGCCGAGCTCGAGCTCGCGCACGCGCTGCTCTTCAGCCTGCCCGGCAGCCCGTTCCTCTACTACGGGGACGAGATCGGCATGGGCGACAACATCTGGCTGCCCGACCGCGACAGCTCGCGAACGCCCATGCAGTGGACTCCCGACCGCAACGCGGGCTTCTCGCACGCCGACCCGGGCAAGCTCTTCCTGCCCGTCGTGCAGTCGCTGGTGTACCACTACAACCAGATCAACGTCGAGAGCCAGCTCGCCCAGTCGCGCTCGCTGCTGCACTGGGTGCGCAACGTCATCCACGTGCGCAAGGCCCACCCGACCTTCGGCCTCGGCACCATCCGCGTGCTGCAGACCGACCACGAGTCGGTGCTCGCCTTCGTGCGCGAGTACGGCGGCAGCGGCACGCACCTCGGCGACGCGCCCGAGCGCATCCTCTGCGTCTTCTCCTTCGCGCACAACCCGGTGGCGGCGACGATCACGCTCGACGGCCACGAAGGGGCCCCGCTGTGGGATCTCTTCGGCGGCGCCGACTTCCCGAGCGTGAACGACGACGGCACGGTCACGCTGACGATGGCCACGCAGAGCTTCTACTGGCTGCACGTGGGCGACCGCGATCCGCACCCGCACCACGGCACGGGCTTCGGCGTCGGCGGTCACGCCTAG
- a CDS encoding exonuclease domain-containing protein: protein MTGLLSTLAVFDLETTGVDVATARIVTAHVGVIGPDGEPLESRAWLADPGVEIPAGAQAVHGISTEHAREHGAPAAQVVAEILDALRALLARPLPLVIYNAPYDLSLLRHEALRHGLPPLEQPTPVVDPLVIDKAVDRYRRGKRTLEAAAAEYGVALSGAHDAGVDAIAAGRVAQAVAARHAAALPTTLEALHAAQVAWHDAQCDSFEDYMRRERDHRFTADRGWPVRH, encoded by the coding sequence ATGACCGGTCTGCTCAGCACCCTCGCCGTCTTCGACCTCGAGACCACGGGGGTCGACGTCGCGACGGCCCGCATCGTCACGGCGCACGTCGGGGTCATCGGCCCCGACGGCGAGCCGCTCGAGTCGCGGGCCTGGCTCGCCGATCCGGGCGTCGAGATCCCCGCGGGGGCGCAGGCCGTGCACGGCATCAGCACCGAGCACGCGCGCGAGCACGGGGCGCCGGCCGCGCAGGTCGTCGCCGAGATCCTGGATGCCCTCCGTGCGCTCCTCGCCCGCCCGCTGCCCCTCGTGATCTACAACGCCCCGTACGACCTCAGCCTGCTGCGCCACGAGGCCCTCCGGCACGGCCTGCCGCCCCTGGAGCAGCCGACGCCCGTCGTCGACCCCCTCGTCATCGACAAGGCCGTCGACCGGTACCGGCGCGGCAAGCGCACCCTCGAGGCCGCGGCCGCCGAGTACGGCGTCGCCCTCAGCGGCGCGCACGACGCGGGCGTCGACGCCATCGCGGCCGGGCGCGTCGCCCAGGCCGTGGCCGCCCGCCACGCCGCGGCGCTGCCGACGACGCTCGAGGCGCTGCACGCCGCCCAGGTCGCCTGGCACGACGCGCAGTGCGACTCGTTCGAGGACTACATGCGCCGCGAGCGCGACCACCGGTTCACGGCCGACCGCGGCTGGCCCGTGCGGCACTGA
- a CDS encoding alpha/beta fold hydrolase: MPVPSPYADALSRIPRRESRLEVLGASTAVVEYGPVDAERTLVVVHGFRGDHHGLEPVVAQLPHLRIIAPDLPGFGASSPLPDRPHDIAGYTAWLDAFLGASGVRGTAVLLGHSFGSIVVAAAVAARVPSPRVILVNPIGQPALAGPRGVLTRAAVGFYRVGAALPERLGFAALRSRLVTRIMSASMAKTREPALRRWIHEEHDRYFSAFASRQSLLESFRASVSHDVSEYAARIAQPTLLIAAQRDDITPIEAQHRLVTLFPDARLVAIPEVGHLIHYETPAVAARAIEEFLA, translated from the coding sequence GTGCCCGTCCCCTCCCCGTACGCCGACGCCCTGTCGCGCATCCCGCGCCGCGAGTCGCGGCTCGAGGTGCTGGGCGCCTCGACGGCCGTCGTCGAGTACGGCCCGGTGGATGCCGAGCGCACGCTCGTCGTCGTGCACGGCTTCCGCGGCGATCACCACGGGCTCGAGCCCGTCGTGGCGCAGCTGCCCCACCTGCGCATCATCGCGCCGGATCTTCCGGGGTTCGGCGCCTCGTCCCCGTTGCCCGACCGGCCGCACGACATCGCGGGCTACACGGCCTGGCTCGACGCGTTCCTCGGCGCGAGCGGCGTGCGCGGCACCGCGGTGCTGCTCGGCCACTCCTTCGGCTCGATCGTCGTCGCCGCGGCCGTCGCTGCGCGGGTGCCCTCGCCGCGGGTGATCCTCGTCAACCCGATCGGCCAGCCCGCCCTCGCGGGCCCGCGCGGGGTGCTGACCCGGGCCGCGGTCGGCTTCTACCGCGTGGGCGCCGCCCTGCCCGAGCGCCTCGGCTTCGCGGCGCTGCGCAGTCGCCTCGTGACGCGCATCATGAGCGCCTCCATGGCGAAGACCCGCGAGCCCGCGCTGCGGCGGTGGATCCACGAGGAGCACGACCGCTACTTCTCGGCCTTCGCGAGCCGGCAGAGCCTGCTGGAGTCGTTCCGGGCATCCGTCTCGCACGACGTCTCGGAGTACGCCGCCCGCATCGCGCAGCCGACCCTCCTCATCGCCGCGCAGCGCGACGACATCACCCCCATCGAGGCGCAGCACCGGCTCGTCACGCTGTTCCCCGATGCGCGCCTCGTCGCCATCCCCGAGGTGGGCCACCTCATCCACTACGAGACCCCGGCGGTCGCGGCGCGCGCGATCGAGGAGTTCCTGGCGTGA
- a CDS encoding histidine phosphatase family protein — protein sequence MTAFALVRHGETDWNRARRIQGSTDIPLNDTGREQAAAAGALLRGRQWSRIIASPLSRAAETAAIIAEGVGMPGPELDEAFVERNYGEAEGCTGAELDARFPDGTEVPGRESREAVAERVIAGLHRVAAEHPGEAIIVVCHGGVIRSVLESVAPGRHREPITNGSVHSFQHADGALELVAFDDPLDEASIFPFAEDFEQQNPLAGRER from the coding sequence ATGACCGCGTTCGCGCTCGTGCGCCACGGCGAGACCGACTGGAACCGCGCCCGCCGCATCCAGGGCTCGACCGACATCCCCCTCAACGACACCGGGCGCGAGCAGGCCGCCGCGGCCGGCGCCCTGCTGCGCGGCCGGCAGTGGAGCCGCATCATCGCCTCGCCGCTGTCGCGCGCCGCCGAGACCGCCGCGATCATCGCCGAGGGGGTCGGGATGCCCGGCCCCGAGCTCGACGAGGCCTTCGTCGAGCGCAACTACGGCGAGGCGGAGGGCTGCACGGGCGCCGAGCTCGACGCCCGCTTCCCCGACGGCACGGAGGTTCCCGGCCGTGAATCGCGCGAGGCGGTCGCCGAGCGCGTCATCGCCGGCCTCCACCGCGTCGCCGCCGAGCACCCCGGCGAGGCGATCATCGTCGTCTGCCACGGCGGCGTCATCCGCAGCGTGCTCGAATCGGTCGCCCCGGGTCGCCACCGCGAGCCGATCACGAACGGCTCGGTGCACTCCTTCCAGCACGCCGACGGGGCGCTCGAGCTCGTGGCCTTCGACGACCCGCTCGATGAGGCGTCGATCTTCCCGTTCGCCGAGGACTTCGAGCAGCAGAACCCGCTGGCCGGGCGCGAGCGCTAG
- the serB gene encoding phosphoserine phosphatase SerB has translation MPRFLVVLDVDSTLIEQEAIELLADEAGTGPEVARITERAMAGELDFAASLAERVALLAGLDAGCCAGVADRITLTAGAEQLIEGVHAAGGAAAVVSGGFHELLDPIAARLRLDRHRANRLELDGGRFTGRTSGPVIDAGAKAEALRQWADELDVPLARTIAVGDGANDLGMMAAAGLSIAFDAKPVVRAAAHLSLPRRDLSAVLAVLGLRG, from the coding sequence ATGCCCCGCTTCCTCGTCGTGCTCGACGTCGACTCCACGCTCATCGAGCAGGAGGCGATCGAGCTGCTCGCCGACGAGGCGGGCACGGGCCCCGAGGTGGCGCGCATCACCGAGCGCGCGATGGCGGGCGAGCTCGACTTCGCCGCCTCGCTCGCCGAGCGCGTCGCCCTGCTCGCCGGTCTCGATGCGGGATGCTGCGCCGGCGTCGCCGACCGCATCACCCTCACGGCCGGCGCCGAGCAGCTGATCGAGGGCGTCCACGCCGCCGGCGGCGCCGCGGCCGTGGTCTCCGGCGGATTCCACGAGCTGCTCGACCCGATCGCGGCGCGACTGCGCCTCGATCGCCACCGCGCCAACCGGCTCGAGCTCGATGGCGGACGGTTCACCGGCCGCACCTCGGGCCCCGTGATCGACGCCGGAGCGAAGGCCGAGGCCCTCCGGCAGTGGGCCGACGAGCTCGACGTGCCGCTCGCCCGCACGATCGCCGTCGGCGACGGCGCCAACGACCTCGGCATGATGGCGGCGGCCGGCCTCTCGATCGCCTTCGACGCGAAGCCGGTGGTGCGCGCGGCCGCGCATCTCAGCCTGCCGCGCCGCGACCTCTCGGCGGTCCTCGCCGTGCTGGGCCTGCGCGGCTAG
- the glgA gene encoding glycogen synthase: MRVDVISREYPPEVYGGAGVHVAELVRALRSELEVRVRCFGAPREEEGTQAYLVPGILAGANPALATLGVDLAIAEDVVGADLVHSHTWYANAAGQLAQMLHGIPHVVTAHSLEPLRPWKAEQLGGGYRISSWIERQAFETADAVIAVSDGMRRDILRSYPALDEARVSVIHNGIDLEGWRRTIDPDFVRSLGIDPDRPTVVFVGRITRQKGLPYLLQAMRRLPHDVQLVLCAGAPDTPEILQEVQEGVAALQSERTGVVWIERMLPQHELATVLSHATVFVCPSVYEPLGIVNLEAMACGVAVVGTATGGIPEVVDDGVTGRLVPIEQMQDGTGTPIDPERFIGDLADVLREVVMDAPRALAMGEAGRHRAEQHFAWDAIAQRTRSLYKSLLV, from the coding sequence ATGCGCGTCGACGTCATCAGCCGGGAGTACCCGCCCGAGGTCTACGGGGGAGCGGGCGTGCACGTCGCCGAGCTGGTCCGGGCCCTCCGCTCCGAGCTCGAGGTGCGCGTGCGCTGCTTCGGCGCGCCGCGCGAGGAGGAGGGCACGCAGGCGTACCTCGTGCCGGGCATCCTCGCCGGGGCGAACCCCGCCCTCGCCACGCTCGGCGTCGACCTCGCGATCGCCGAGGACGTCGTCGGCGCCGACCTCGTGCACTCGCACACCTGGTACGCGAACGCCGCCGGCCAGCTCGCGCAGATGCTGCACGGCATCCCGCACGTCGTCACCGCCCACAGCCTCGAGCCGCTGCGGCCGTGGAAGGCCGAGCAGCTCGGCGGCGGCTACCGCATCTCCAGCTGGATCGAGCGCCAGGCCTTCGAGACCGCCGACGCCGTCATCGCCGTGAGCGACGGCATGCGCCGCGACATCCTGCGCTCGTACCCGGCCCTCGACGAGGCGCGCGTCTCGGTCATCCACAACGGCATCGACCTCGAGGGCTGGCGGCGCACCATCGACCCCGACTTCGTGCGCTCGCTCGGCATCGACCCCGACCGCCCGACCGTCGTCTTCGTCGGCCGCATCACGCGGCAGAAGGGCCTGCCCTACCTGCTGCAGGCCATGCGCCGCCTGCCGCACGACGTGCAGCTCGTCCTCTGCGCGGGCGCGCCCGACACCCCGGAGATCCTGCAGGAGGTGCAGGAGGGCGTCGCCGCGCTGCAGTCCGAGCGCACGGGCGTGGTCTGGATCGAGCGCATGCTGCCGCAGCACGAGCTCGCCACCGTGCTCTCGCACGCGACCGTCTTCGTCTGCCCGAGCGTCTACGAGCCCCTCGGCATCGTCAACCTCGAGGCCATGGCCTGCGGCGTCGCCGTGGTCGGCACCGCGACGGGCGGCATCCCCGAGGTCGTCGACGACGGCGTCACCGGGCGCCTCGTGCCGATCGAGCAGATGCAGGACGGCACGGGCACGCCCATCGACCCCGAGCGCTTCATCGGCGACCTCGCCGACGTGCTGCGCGAGGTCGTGATGGATGCCCCGCGCGCCCTCGCGATGGGCGAGGCCGGTCGGCACCGCGCCGAGCAGCACTTCGCCTGGGACGCGATCGCCCAGCGCACGCGCAGCCTGTACAAGAGCCTGCTCGTCTGA